In the genome of Streptomyces sp. NBC_00259, the window GGGCCGCGCCGTGCGAACGGCACACCTCGGCGAACTCGCGCAGCGGGGCGGCGTCGCCGTCGACCGAGAAGACCGAGTCGGACACGACCAGGGCGCGCCGCCCCGGGTGGGCGTCGAGGGTCTTGCGTACGGCCTCCGGATCGGCGTGTGCCACGACGGCGGTCTCGGCGCGGGACAGCCGGCAGCCGTCGACGATCGAGGCGTGGTTGCCGGCGTCCGACACGATCAGCGACCCGTGCGCGCCGAGCGCCGTCAGCGCCGCAAGGTTCGCCGCGTACCCCGAGGAGAACACGAGCGCCGCCTCGAACCCGCAGAACTCGGCCAGCTCACGTTCCAGTTCCGCGTGCAGCTCGGTGCTGCCGGTCACGAGCCGGGAGCCGGTCGCGCCGGCGCCCCACCGCCGTGCGGCCTCGGCGGCCGCCTGGGTGATCTCCGGCCGCCGGGTCAGGCCGAGGTAGTCGTTGCTCGCCAGATCGAGCAGCGCGGAGGTGGCGGGACGCGGCCGGAGTGTACGGACGAGACCGGCGTCCGCGCGGTGGCGCGCCGCGTCGTCGGTCCAGTCGAAAGGATCCTGAGGCACCTGGGGCATGTTCCGGTCCTTTTGTAGGCAGCGCACAGACCCTAGCCGGGGACGGTAGAGGTCAGAGTGTGGCCATACACACACCTCAATCG includes:
- a CDS encoding 8-amino-7-oxononanoate synthase produces the protein MPQDPFDWTDDAARHRADAGLVRTLRPRPATSALLDLASNDYLGLTRRPEITQAAAEAARRWGAGATGSRLVTGSTELHAELERELAEFCGFEAALVFSSGYAANLAALTALGAHGSLIVSDAGNHASIVDGCRLSRAETAVVAHADPEAVRKTLDAHPGRRALVVSDSVFSVDGDAAPLREFAEVCRSHGAALVVDDAHGLGVLGEGGRGALNAAGLAGDTGVVATLTLSKSLGSQGGAVLGPARVIDHLVNAARTFIFDTGLAPAAAGAALASLRLLRREPGLADRARAVATTLYERLAGAGQTAVRPDAAVVSVQAPSPESAVRWAADCRAAGLAVGCFRPPSVPDGISRIRLTARADLTDRQIGTALSTILATAPAG